The nucleotide window atgagtgatcggccgattgtgcaggaatggttttgcgcgatcggccgattgtgcaggaattgtttggcgcgatcggctgatgttcaggggccgaattcacaaagatgtaacattgattgtaactgcaaatcaatcgtagtgtgacgtcactatataaatcactatgtatggtgatactgaaaatttgtcctgctatgaattttaatgctttgagaaatcgccctaaggaatagtttacctgcacgatcggtcgaacgcgcgaaaccattcctgcacgatcggtcgatcgcgcaaacccattcctgcacgatcggcagatcgcgcaaaacttttcctgcacgatcggttgatcgcgcaaaacttttcctgcactatcggtcgatcgcgcaaacccattcctgcacgattgGTAGAtagcgcaaagcctttcctgcacgatccgctgataacgggaaaaaatactcgtagcgcaatcggtcaatcgcgcaaagatgtcattgcgcgatcgaccgattgttgcgcaatcgaccgattgctgcgcgaccaattgatcttaatttgatcgttcaatagcgcagcgcgatcggctgatcgcgcagattgaccgatcgcgcccaacatatacattGTATGTAGCTTATCCAGTACGTACACAGTCTTtatgttcaattcaattcagttaaataataaacaactttCTTCATCCTAAACATCCTAAGAAGATTAAGATAAAGGCCAATTACAAAAGTTTGTCTTCTCTGAAGTCAGGGGATGTTTGAATCTTAATCTGCggcatcaacaatttttttgaaaaggaGGGCTTCAATTTCAAAACACAATATAGTAATACAATGTTCTGACagtcaaaaaaaaacattctcagTTAAGTCATTAATGGGTTAGACCAAATTATTGCCTTTTATGCGCTGTATTACTATGATGAGCTTTGGGCGTAAAATTGTCAATATGTAAATATTTCAGGAGATCCGTGTTGCTGTTCGTGCGATGGAGCAAACTGCTCGAGAGATCATGACAACATTGGAAGGAGTGCATCAGACAGCTGGTCTTAAAGAAGGTAAATGCAATGATGTTAGTTTCTCTGGTAATGCAACCAAGGGATATGCCTCATAAGTAAACTTGATGAAACGTGCGAGTATtggggtgcttgctatgtgaaccagaaacaccctGGTAAACACCCATGATAAATATGCTGGGTTCTTTTACCACTACCAACCCTAGTACTTTAGTTAGCACATGGGACctacggcttaatgtcccatccagaggacaaagcaattatggtagagtattttgctcaagtcaagGTTACAAGTGGcacgaccaggactcaaacccacactctgctgatcagagatTGGGTCAGTTTTTCATGGAAGAGGGagcaaaacaatacaatttgtCACTTCATTTTTCCTTTATGTTGTTCTTAGTTTGTTGTGTCAATATGTTGGTCAATTCAGTCAGTCAGTCCACAACCAAAAAATGTTTGTGTGACCAAATTGATTGTTTGTCTAATTGTTTTCATGTATAGCTCCTGCACTTTGTCAAAAAGCGAGGAAATTGTTGGAGACAACAGAAGGCCAGTTTGCTGCACTTCAGAAGAAGGTTCCAATGGACCAATACTACAGGTATGTGCCCAAGTacttttttcagaaaaaaatttaACTGCACTCAAAATTGCAATGAGCTATTTGTAGTTTTTGCAAGAAGAAAATCATCTTAAACTTGTAATTCTTTTATATTTGCATTGATTCAAAACCATGTTTTATCAGTTTCTGATATAAGAATTACCTAAAATTCACAATAAAATGAGTGGATTTTTGAGGGCACATAAATACACGAACAgctgtgttgcagtcactctgtggacattacTTCGTTCTAAAAATGTTATTCTTAAACAttggtaaacaaaaactgtgtggacttgtgtaagtccacatagtgtttcaaaacCCTGCCTTATGTGGAactcttttgttctcaggttCACACCTTGTACGTAATGCTTACCCAGTATAGCTTTGGAGATATTATTGAGAAAGAAAAGCAAATTTTAGACTTGCCATTCACAACTTCTTTGCATCGATTCAAAATCATGTTTTATCAGTTTCCGACATAAGAACTGCCTGGTATATTCACAATAGAATGAGTAAATTTTTGCAGGATAGCTTTGGAGAAGGAACTTAAAGCAACTAGCTTGACCATAAGTGCATAATGTCATTATTGCAAACCAACAAGATActtaaagttgttgtttttggaaATGTCCCCAGATTTCATGATCATTGGCGTTTTGTGAGTCAGAGATTATCCTTCGTAGCTGCTTTGATCATCTACTTGGAGTCTGAGAAGCTGATCACAAGAGAAGAAGCTGCTAAGCTCATGGGAGGTAAGTATGTAAGAGTCAAAATTCTAAaagcaaatgttttttgttttaattacaaaCATTTTGTGTTGCTACTTTATGAACAAAACAGTGACACCTAACAGTAACATCATTTGTGtatatatataattttaaaaatagtattacgtttttttcaatttttgtatcCATGTTTAGTTTCAACAAAGAGGGAAGACGGCTTTCATCTGGACCTGGAGGATTTCTTGCAAGGATTGCTGCAGTTAGCCAGTGAACTGGTACGATAACAAATCCGTTACTAATTTTGTTTacacccttacaccgatgtgtgttggcactgtatattcagtacttccCCTTGTTctatgaacaaaatcacaggcatcttactagggtgggatttgaacccgaaacctttgcaattctagagcagtgtctttactagaccaccgagattgtgtggtagctagaggcagttcaaatcatATATTTAAACAGCAGGTAGTcaagggtttgaatcccacctgagtaacatgcctgtgagacttcagacctgaaacgCTTtttttggcatctgaaagcacacaaatttgtgcaacaattttgttttcaatattctcttgtaactttaTTGTTCAATTGAGTAACAATTTGCACAGATCTGtttctttatgcatatgttgggatacaccaagtgcaagtactggtctttgacaactaccataGGTGTTTAGTGCC belongs to Asterias amurensis chromosome 5, ASM3211899v1 and includes:
- the LOC139937796 gene encoding translin-like; amino-acid sequence: MADTGSDAVSSVSSTFSAFNEYLTNDQDMREEIRVAVRAMEQTAREIMTTLEGVHQTAGLKEAPALCQKARKLLETTEGQFAALQKKVPMDQYYRFHDHWRFVSQRLSFVAALIIYLESEKLITREEAAKLMGVSTKREDGFHLDLEDFLQGLLQLASELSRLAINSVTAGEYNRPIRISNFIQELNAGFRLLNLKNDSLRKRFDGLKYDIKKVEEVVYDISIRGLKTSATVAGHGGDEPPKSTGVE